The window AAACCGTGCACTCGGCTCAGGTCGAAGACGCTGTCCAGCCCGCTGCTGGTGCGACCGTCGCTGGCTTACTGGATACCATTGACGTCAATGACGAAGACTTCGACCAGGATATTCTTGATATCTTCCTGGAGGAGGCGGACGAATTGATCGAGCAGTTGGACGAAGCCGTTCATGCCTGGGAGGGTGATTGGAGCGACTTGAGCCAGGCAGAAGAAATAAAACGTGTGTTGCACACACTCAAAGGTGGCGCACGTCTAGCGGGTATGACGAATCTGGGTGAGCTCACCCACAACTATGAATCCTTCCTGATTGGTTCAAAATTGCAGGAAGTCGACGAACCATTTTTCCGTACCATGCATTCGTACCAGGATCAGGTATTGAGTGGCGTGCGCGCGATACAAGCATTTGTTGCCGGCGATCTGGATAGCGCTCAGGCATCTGCAGACGTGCCTGCAGAAGTAACAGCAGAAGTAACAGCAGAAGTCCAACCTGGGGATGCAAGCGTGAGCGGGGCTGAGGTGGAAGAGATTCCACCGGTTGCAGACGCTGCACCGCTGCAAACAGTGACTCCAGCGGCAGAATCGAATGTAGTGCCATTTGCGCCCAAACCTAAGGCGCCCGACGTCGGTGAGTTTACAATGCCATCACCGGCAGCCACTCCAGGTGGCCAAGCGATCGCGCGCAAGCCGAGCGGCCCGCAGGAGGTCATTAAGGTATCAGCCGAGTTGCTGGAAGAGCTGGTAAACCTCGCGGGGGAAACATCAATCAACCGCGCGCGTATTGAACAGCAGGTAAGTGATTTTTCCAATTCGCTTGACGATATTGATTCCACACTGTTCCGCCTCCAGGAACAGCTGCGTCGACTGGATATTGAAACCGAAGCGCAGGTCTTGTTCCGCCAGGAGCAGATGGCCGCGCACGAAGATTTCGACCCACTGGAGATGGACCGTTACTCTCACTTGCAGCAGCTTTCGCGCTCGCTGATTGAGTCTGCTTCCGACCTTATCGATTTACGGGAAACCCTGACCGATAATATTCGCGATACAGAAACGTTACTGCTGCAACAGTCACGCATTAACACTACTTTGCAGGAAGGTCTGATGCGCTCGCGCATGGTACCTTTCTCACGCTTGGTCCCGCGTCTGCGTCGTATCGTGCGTCAGGTTTCCAGCGAACTGGGCAAGAGTGTGAGCTTCGAGCTGGACAATGTCGAAGGTGAGCTGGACCGTTCGGTGCTAGAGCGTATGGTGCCGCCGCTGGAGCACATGCTGCGCAATGCGGTGGACCACGGTATCGAAGCCCCGGATGATCGCTTGGGCGCAGGTAAATCGGAAACGGGCCGTATTGTACTTACGCTCGGCCGCGAAGGTGGTGATGTCATTATTCGCCTTGCCGACGACGGGCGTGGGATTGATTTGCGTCGTGTACGGGAAAAAGCGATCGAGCGCGGGCTTATGAGTGCTGACGCTGGTCTGAGCGATTTCGATGTTATGCAGTTTATTCTGCACGCGGGTTTCAGTACCGCAGAAAAAGTAACGCAGATCTCTGGTCGTGGCGTAGGTTTGGACGTTGTAACGTCCGAGATTAAAGCGCTTGGTGGCTCAGTTACCATCGACTCGGCATGGGGTAAGGGTACGGAGTTCATTGTTCGCCTGCCATTCACCGTTTCGGTCAACCGCGCCCTGATGGTTGAAATTGGTCAGGATACTTACGCGATTCCGTTGAATACCATCGAAGGTATTGTGCGAGTAAGCCCGTTCGAACTGGAACACTATTACACCACCGAAGATGCGCGCTTCGAGTACGCCGGCGAAAATTATCAAGTGCGTTACCTGGGGTCGATGCTCAGCAACGACATTCTGCCGCAACTCGATGGCCATGCACTGCCTCTGCCTGTGCTGCTGGTGCGATCGGCAGATAACGCCATGGCGGTGCAAGTGGACAACCTCCTGGGCAGCCGCGAAGTTGTGGTGAAAAGTCTGGGTGTGCAGTTTAGTGCGGTGCAGGGCTTGTCCGGTGCGACCCTGATGGGTGACGGTAGCGTGGTTGTGATCCTCGATCCGCACGCACTCATGCGTAAAGAAATCGCCAACGCCAAAGTGATTGAAATGCGTCTGCGGGATGCTTTGCCGCCGGTAGAAGCGCCTGTAGATACCACCAAAACTGTTATGGTGGTGGATGACTCGGTAACCGTCCGGAAGGTGACTACGCGCTTTCTAGAGCGAGAAGGCTTTAACGTTATTACTGCGAAAGATGGCGTCGATGCGCTGCGGGTTTTGCAGGATGACGATATTCCCGATCTCATGCTGCTGGATATTGAAATGCCGCGCATGGACGGTTTCGAAGTTGCGAAGAACATTCGCAGCAGCAGCCGGTTGCGCCATCTGCCAATTATCATGATTACCTCGCGTACAGGCGACAAGCATAGGGAACGCGCTATGAGTCTGGGTGTAAACAAATACCTGGGTAAGCCATACCAGGAAGAACTTTTGCTCTCCAGCATTGCAGAATTGCTGGAAGAAGCAAAAGCGAGGTGATCTCTTGGCCGCCGAAACCCTGACCTTCGGGGTATTGGCTGACTCGCAGGCCCAGTTAAACGACCTGGTTTCGTTGGTCGAAGCAACCGGTCATCGGGTGGCCATCGCAAAAATGGCGTCTGTGAGAAACCTCCTAGCAGAATTGCCTGCTGTTGATGCCTGGGTGGTGCGTTTGAATCTCCAGCAGGACAGCGCACTGGCGATTGTCGAGCACCTGGAAAGCAGCGACTGTCCGGTGATATACGACGATATGGAGTGCTACGGCAACCTTGGTGGTCACGACAGAGCCAAACGTTTCGCAGCTAAATTACAGCTGTGCACCGGTGTGGCCAAGCCCGAGGAAGGCGCGAAGGCACAAGAAGTCTGGGTACTGGCTGCATCGACGGGCGGCCCAGAGGCTGTGACCCGTTTTTTGAAAGCGCTTTCGCCGGAATTAGAAGGCGTTGCATTTGTTTACGCACAGCACATTAACGCGGAAATAAGCCTCAGCTTGCAAAAAGCATTGCTGCTGAGCACCCAGTGGAGTGTTGTAACCTGCGAACGGTCGCGGGTGCTGCGTGAAAAAAGTATTTATGTGGTACCGCCGGATAATCAGGTGGACATTTATGATAGCGGTGTGATTGCACCGAACAGCCTGGCCTGGCTTGGGCCGTATCGACCATCAGCCGATCAGGTGATGGCCCGTTTGGCCCGCCACTATGGCAATCGGGCTGGTGCTATTGTGTTTTCTGGCATGGGTGACGATGGCTCAAAGAGCTGTAGTTACATGCGCCGTTCTGGTGGCATGGTGTGGGCGCAGTCGCCTGGTACCTGTGCGGTAGATTCTATGCCGGTCTCAGCAATTGCCACCGGTGCGGTAAGTTATCAGGGTTCGCCGGAAAATCTTGCCAGGCAGTTTGTTTACCGGCGACAAATTCCGCCGAAAGCTATTAACAATTGAGTGCTTTATCGCGCTCGCTTTACTATGGGAATCTGTATTTATGAGTGGTGACGAAACCCTACCTGCTGACCCGGCGGATAATATTGCCTGCTTGTTGGTGCCTGTGTTGGGGGCGACACTGCTCATTCCCAGTGTAACCGTAGCGGAAATGGCGCCGATGCAACCGGTACAGTCGGTGCCGAATTCACCCCAGTGGATGTTAGGTAAATACGAATGGCGCAATGCCTACGTACCCGTGGTGGTTTTTGAAGCTATTAACGGTGGCAAATTAACGCCTCTGAACCCGCAAGGCCGAATGGCGGTGCTCAACAACACGGGTGTGGACAGCCGCTTGCCGTTTATCGCAATTCCGACTCAGGGTATTCCCCGCATGGTACGAATTGGCGAAGCGGATATTGTGGAAAACACCCTGGGCATGAAATCGCCATTTGTGGATATGGCCGTTAAAGTCGGGATGGAAGAGTTGGTTATCCCGAACGTGACTGCGCTTGAACAAGCCTACGTTGACACGGGTTTACTCGACTAAAACCCGGTACTGTATCGAACCTCCATGCCGCGCCACCTTGCGAAAAGTGCCGCGGCATTTTTGGGTATCCCCGCAAATCAGTGCATCGAACCGCTAAACAAGCGCTGTAAATCTTCTTCCTTAAACGCATAGTGCTGTCCGCAAAAGTGACAGTCTACGGCGATTTTTCCATTTTGTTCCGCCAGAAGCGCGAATGCCTCTTCTTTGCCCAGGGAGCTTATGGCATTTTCGCCCCGCGCCCGATTACAACTGCAATGAAAGCGAAACTCACGCGCTGCGAACAAGCGGCAACCTAATTCATTAAACAGTCGGTAGAGTAAGTCATTGGCCGGCAGGCTGAATAGCTCGTCGGGCGTCACCGTGTTGGCGAGTTGCACTGCTGTTTGCCATTGCTCTTTGCGTTGGTCCAGGTCAGTGACCTGTTGCGCGGGTAATCCCTGCAGCATTAAGCCGCCACAGTGATTTTGGTCGGCAAACAACCAGAGTTTCGTTGGTAGCTGCTCCGATTGGGCGAAATAGAGCGCAAGGCAATCTGCAAGGGTATCTCCCTCGAGCGGCACCAGACCCTGGTACCTCTGCCCGTGCTCAGGGTCGACGGTGAGCGAGAGCACGCCATCGCCAATAAGCTCAGGCAGGGTAAGACCGCTGTAGTCAGGCAGTGGTTGATGTTCGCCTAGTTCGATTATTCCGCGCAGGTCACCATCGTTGGTACAGTCGGCTACGATCAACGGCACGGGCCCGTTGCCGCGTACCTGCAGCGTTAAAATACCGTCGTATTTGAGTGTTTCGCTTAAAAGTGCCACCGCTGCAACGAATTCACCGAGCAGCGGCTGTAACGACACTGGTAGAGATTGATTCGAGACGATCGCACGGTAACTGCCGGACAATGTGGCAAGGTTACCCCTGATATCGGTATTTTCAAAAACAAAGCGGTGAGTCGCGTCGGTCATACTAGTCATCTTCAAGAGTGATTCGCTTAAATCGGTGTATTTGTCGGCGTTGTTTGGTGGTAGGTTTGCTCGCTGTGCGCAGATCTGCGCTACCCATGGCCTTGCGCTGCGCCGCTTTTAACTCACGTGCAGCGATGCTGGCTTCGGTTTCTCGGTATAACTGTGCGGCT of the Teredinibacter turnerae T7901 genome contains:
- the hslO gene encoding Hsp33 family molecular chaperone HslO; this encodes MTDATHRFVFENTDIRGNLATLSGSYRAIVSNQSLPVSLQPLLGEFVAAVALLSETLKYDGILTLQVRGNGPVPLIVADCTNDGDLRGIIELGEHQPLPDYSGLTLPELIGDGVLSLTVDPEHGQRYQGLVPLEGDTLADCLALYFAQSEQLPTKLWLFADQNHCGGLMLQGLPAQQVTDLDQRKEQWQTAVQLANTVTPDELFSLPANDLLYRLFNELGCRLFAAREFRFHCSCNRARGENAISSLGKEEAFALLAEQNGKIAVDCHFCGQHYAFKEEDLQRLFSGSMH
- a CDS encoding chemotaxis protein CheW yields the protein MSGDETLPADPADNIACLLVPVLGATLLIPSVTVAEMAPMQPVQSVPNSPQWMLGKYEWRNAYVPVVVFEAINGGKLTPLNPQGRMAVLNNTGVDSRLPFIAIPTQGIPRMVRIGEADIVENTLGMKSPFVDMAVKVGMEELVIPNVTALEQAYVDTGLLD
- a CDS encoding chemotaxis protein CheB gives rise to the protein MAAETLTFGVLADSQAQLNDLVSLVEATGHRVAIAKMASVRNLLAELPAVDAWVVRLNLQQDSALAIVEHLESSDCPVIYDDMECYGNLGGHDRAKRFAAKLQLCTGVAKPEEGAKAQEVWVLAASTGGPEAVTRFLKALSPELEGVAFVYAQHINAEISLSLQKALLLSTQWSVVTCERSRVLREKSIYVVPPDNQVDIYDSGVIAPNSLAWLGPYRPSADQVMARLARHYGNRAGAIVFSGMGDDGSKSCSYMRRSGGMVWAQSPGTCAVDSMPVSAIATGAVSYQGSPENLARQFVYRRQIPPKAINN